The DNA sequence AGCCCGCGCAATACCTTTTCGAGATCGGAGGAGGTCTCCCACGATCCGGCGCAGTGGCTCGGGGAGCTTTCTGATCAGCGTGGGGAGGGCCACGATCTGCTCTTGCCGGGCAAGCTCCGGGTGCTGGTAGAGATCGATCACTTGGAGGCTGTAGCGTCCCTTCAGATTCACCTCGCAGATGTGTTTGATGTTGGCGATGGC is a window from the Myxococcales bacterium genome containing:
- a CDS encoding circadian clock KaiB family protein, giving the protein MTAKAKAALAKPRRAKPARVTKYTLRLYVAGMTPRSRRAIANIKHICEVNLKGRYSLQVIDLYQHPELARQEQIVALPTLIRKLPEPLRRIVGDLLRSRKGIARAGSAARGLTGAVLS